The Kribbella shirazensis genomic interval CGGTGGGTTGTTTGCAGAAGGCCCAGCGGACCAGGGGTTTGCCGTAGTGGGTGTTGTCGTAGAAGACCTGGTGGGGGATGGCGACGACGCCTGCTCGTTCGGGGAGCATGCGGCAGAACTCGATGCCGTCGGTGTGGCCGAGGGGGCGGATGTCGGTGGTGACGAAGTAGGTGGCGGCGGGGCGGTGGACCTCGAAGCCGAGGTCGGCCAGGCCGTCGGACAGGAGGTCGCGGCGGGACTGGAGGTCGGCGCGCAGGGCGTCGTAGTAGTCGTTGCCCAGGGCAAGTGCATTCGCGACGGCGGGCTGGAAGGGAGCGCCGGAGGTGAAGGTGAGGAACTGCTTGGCCGTGGTCACGGCCGTCACCACCGACGGTGATCCGGTGACCCACCCGATCTTCCACCCGGTCACCGCGAACGTCTTCCCCGCACTGCTGATCGAGACGGTCCGGTCCGCCATTCCGTCGTACGACGCGATCGGCCGGTGCTGCCCGTCGTACACCAGATGTTCGTAGACCTCGTCCGTGATGACGACCAGGTCGTGCTCGAGCGCGACCGCGCAGATCCCGCGCAACTCCTCGTCGGTGAGGACGGTGCCGGTCGGGTTGTGAGGTGAGTTGATCAGCAGCACCTTCGTCCGCGGCGTGACCGCAGCCCGCAGTTCGTCGAGGTCCAGCCGGTACGACGGCGCGCGCAGCGTGACCGGCACGCGGCGGCCCCCTGCGAAGGCGATCCCGGCGGCGTACGAGTCGTAGTACGGCTCGAGCGCGATCACCTCGTCGCCGGGCTCGACGAACGCGAGCAGTGCGGCCGCGACCGCCTCGGTGGCGC includes:
- a CDS encoding pyridoxal phosphate-dependent aminotransferase, translated to MRAHAERLDGLGTTIFAEMSAKALATGSVNLGQGFPDRDGPDSLLEDAIAAIRAGVNQYAPARGVPALRQAVVEHQQRFYGLTYDADTQVLITTGATEAVAAALLAFVEPGDEVIALEPYYDSYAAGIAFAGGRRVPVTLRAPSYRLDLDELRAAVTPRTKVLLINSPHNPTGTVLTDEELRGICAVALEHDLVVITDEVYEHLVYDGQHRPIASYDGMADRTVSISSAGKTFAVTGWKIGWVTGSPSVVTAVTTAKQFLTFTSGAPFQPAVANALALGNDYYDALRADLQSRRDLLSDGLADLGFEVHRPAATYFVTTDIRPLGHTDGIEFCRMLPERAGVVAIPHQVFYDNTHYGKPLVRWAFCKQPTVLQEALTRLQKL